The sequence CCTACCGATCATTGCCTTGGTAAGCTTTTACCTTACCAACTAACTAATCGGACGCACGCCCATCTTTTGCCACATTTCTGCTTTAATAACAAAACCATGCGATTTTATTATGCTATAGAATATTAATCTAAGTTTCCTCAGGCTATTTTCTAGCAAAAGGTAGGTTACGTACGTGTTACGCACCCGTACGCCGGTCGCCATCAAAACCTATATAAATATAGATTTTATGCTGCCCCTCGACTTGCATGTGTTAAGCCCGCCGCTAGCGTTCATCCTGAGCCAGGATCAAACTCTCCGTTGTAAAAAAAATTAATACCAAATACGTTTTATTAAAAAATCCTGAAATATCAGGTCTAGAAGCTTCTTTATGCTGTTATGCTATGCAAAGAACAATAAACATTATTATAGCAAGTATACATTTTTTTTCACCAAAAAAAAAGTTTTAAACAAAAACAAATGTATATATATTTTTCTGTTAGAAAAAAAATAATCTAATTTTATATATAATATAATAATAAAATGTATAAATTTTCCAATCCATTAACATGAAAACTTCAGATTTTGATTTTGAATCTCCTACAAATCTCCTCGCTAAATTTCCTTCACAAGAAAGAGATGAATCCAAATTAATGGTTATTCATAGAAAAAATCAAAAAATAGAACACAAAATTTTTAAAAACTTACATGAATATTTTGAAGAAGGAGATATTTTAATTCTTAATAATACTAAAGTTTTTCCAGCAAGATTATTTGGCAATAAAGAAAAAACAGAAGCTAAAATAGAAGTTTTTTTACTTAGAGAGTTAGATCCAAAAGATAGAACATGGGATGTATTAGTTGATCCTGCAAGAAAAGTAAGAGTAGGAAATAAATTAAGTTTTGGATCTGAATTGACAGGAGAAGTTATAGATAACACTACTTCTAGAGGAAGAATTTTACAACTTAATTTTAATGGATCTCATGAGGGACTTATAAATAAAATAAAAGAATTAGGAAAAACTCCTTTACCCAAATATATTAATAGACAACCGGAAAAAAATGATGAGAAACGTTATCAAACTGTATACGCAAAAAAAGAAGGATCTGTAGCTGCACCTACAGCAGGATTACATTTTTCAAAACATTTGCTCAAAAAATTGGAAATAAAAGGAATTCACTTAGTGGAAGTTACTTTACACTTGGGACTAGGAAGTTTTTTACCAGTAGATGTAGAAGATATATCAAAACATAAAATGGATTCTGAGAAATGTTTTATAAATGAAAACACATGTAAAATAGTAAATTTTGCTATACAAAGAAAAAAAAGAATTTGTGCAGTAGGTACCTCTTCTATGAGAGCTATTGAAAGCTCTGTTTCTTCCAGCAAAAAATTAAATCCATTTTATGGATGGACCAATAAATTTATTTTTCCTCCTTATAATTTTAATATAGCCAATTCTATGATTACAAATTTTCATATGCCAAAATCCACTTTACTTATGATGACAACAGCTTTTACTGGTTTTGATTTAATAATGAAAGCGTATCAAATTGCAATAGAAAAAGAATACAGATTTTATTCTTATGGAGATGCTATGTTAATATTATAAAAATCATATACTAACTAAATAATATTATGAATATTATTTTAGAAAAAATAAAAACTACTATAAAAAAAGAAATAGAAGAATTTGAAAAACAATTTCAAAATATCATTCAAAGTAACAATATTTCCGTTATAGATAAAATAACTCATTATATTCTTCACAGAAAGGGAAAATTAATTCGTCCTATATTTGTTTTCTTAATAGCTAAAATGTTGGGGAAAATAGAAAAAAAAACATATCACACTGCTTGTTTAATCGAGCTCATCCATACAGCTACGCTTGTACATGATGATGTTATTGATAATAGTTTTTTACGTCGTGGATCTTTTTCCATAAATGCTATATGGAAAAATAAAATAGCTGTTTTAATTGGAGATTACTTACTTTCTAAAAGTCTCTTAATTGCAACAAATAATAATTACTATGATTTACTTAAAATTATATGTAAAACTATAAGAGATATGAGTAAAGGAGAGTTATTACAAATAGAGAAATCCAAAAAATTAAACATTACTGAAAAAATTTATAATCAAATTATTTATCATAAAACAGCAAGTTTAATTGCTACTTCTTGTGAAGCAGGAGCTCGTTCAGTTAATACAGATGAGGAAACAGCTCTAAAAATGAGAAAATTTGGAATTTTTACAGGTATAGCCTTTCAAATCAAAGATGATTTATTTGATTACGAAGAAAAAAATGTAAAAATTACGGGGAAACCTGTTGGAATAGATTTAAGAG comes from Blattabacterium cuenoti BPAA and encodes:
- the queA gene encoding tRNA preQ1(34) S-adenosylmethionine ribosyltransferase-isomerase QueA yields the protein MKTSDFDFESPTNLLAKFPSQERDESKLMVIHRKNQKIEHKIFKNLHEYFEEGDILILNNTKVFPARLFGNKEKTEAKIEVFLLRELDPKDRTWDVLVDPARKVRVGNKLSFGSELTGEVIDNTTSRGRILQLNFNGSHEGLINKIKELGKTPLPKYINRQPEKNDEKRYQTVYAKKEGSVAAPTAGLHFSKHLLKKLEIKGIHLVEVTLHLGLGSFLPVDVEDISKHKMDSEKCFINENTCKIVNFAIQRKKRICAVGTSSMRAIESSVSSSKKLNPFYGWTNKFIFPPYNFNIANSMITNFHMPKSTLLMMTTAFTGFDLIMKAYQIAIEKEYRFYSYGDAMLIL
- a CDS encoding polyprenyl synthetase family protein; this translates as MNIILEKIKTTIKKEIEEFEKQFQNIIQSNNISVIDKITHYILHRKGKLIRPIFVFLIAKMLGKIEKKTYHTACLIELIHTATLVHDDVIDNSFLRRGSFSINAIWKNKIAVLIGDYLLSKSLLIATNNNYYDLLKIICKTIRDMSKGELLQIEKSKKLNITEKIYNQIIYHKTASLIATSCEAGARSVNTDEETALKMRKFGIFTGIAFQIKDDLFDYEEKNVKITGKPVGIDLREKKITLPLIHTIQKASKKDQKHILNYIKHYDEKKRHQIISYVKKYGGLEYATQKMIKFRDNALKILELYPEGVMKEALKIMVNFIIERNQ